In the Trinickia acidisoli genome, GTCACACCACGCTATATCGCTTCGATGGCGTGCGATTCGTCGAGACGCAGCGGCTCGGCGATGCAGGGTGTCGCGAGCTGTGCATGATCGACGGCGAGCGCGGCCGCTATCTGTTGTGCCTGCGTTTCATCACCGGCACGCCGCAAGCGCCGGTCGTGGAAACCGAGTCTGAACTGTTTCGCTGGGCCGGCGCGGGCTTCGATCGTATCGAGACCCTAGCGACTTCGGCCGCGACCGATGCGACGACGTTCGTCGAAGGCGGTCGGCGCTATGTGGTCGTCAGCAACAGCCTGAGCAGGGATCTTCGCTTCGGCACGACCTCGACGGTTTATCGCTTTCACGGTTGAACGGCTGAGATCATGAAGTCGCAAACGTTCCGGTCATTGCTCGTCCGCTAGCGACGCGCATTCCTTCGTGTTGCCCCGATATTCCCTTTCCGCGGGGAAGGGGATCGCTTTGCCTCGTTTTACCTGAAAGACGCACATGAAAAACTTTTACAACCACAATCGGAGACAGCAATGAGAAAGTCCTTTGGACGTGCCGCACTGTGTGCCGCAACGTTGATGCTTGCCGCGCAAGTTGCCCATGCTCAGAGCAGCGTGACGATGTACGGCATCATCGATGCCGGCATCACGTACTTCAGCAATTTGAACGGACACGGCACCTTCGTCGCCAATGACGGTTCGATTCAGGCGAATCGCTGGGGATTGCGTGGACAAGAGGACCTGGGCGGCGGCACCAAAGTCATTTTCGACCTTGAAAACGGCTTCAATCTGTACAGCGGAACGATGGTGCAATCGGGCGTGTTGTTCAGCCGGCAAGCCTGGGTCGGGTTGAACGATCAGCGCGACGGCACGTTGACGCTCGGCAAGCAGTACGACTTCTTCTGGGACAACCTCACGCAGTTCGCGATGGGGCAGTTGGCGGGGCAATTCGCGTGGCATCCGGGCGATTTCGATCACCTCGCGGGGACGCTGCACATCAACAACGCGCTCAAATATACGTCGCCATCGTTCGGCGGCCTCACGTTCGGCGGCTTGTATGCGTTCCCTTCGCAGTCGGTCTCTGCCGGGACGGGGCGTGTAATTTCATTCGGCGCGCGCTATTCGAATGGTCCGCTCAATCTCGGCGCCGCTTATACGGACACGCACGATCTTGGCGTCAACGCGCCGACGCAGGCCGGCACGACGCTGTTTTCCAATCTGCCGCCGGCACCGGTCGTCGCCACGGATGTCAGCAGCTTCGGTGTGGGCGGCAGTTATCGATATGGCCGAAGCCTGACGCGCCTGCTGTTCACCGACGTGCATTTTCGGGTGCTCGACGACAACGGCTCGCTCGTGACCTACGAAGCGAACGAGGCATACCAGGTTACCCCAGCATTAACGTTGATGGCGGGTGCCTGGTATAGCAAGCTCGGGGGGGAACGGTGGCAAAATGGCACGCTCCTCGCTGACTACGCGCTCTCGAAGCGCACCGACGTATACGCATCGGCGAGTTATTTGCACGCGGGAGGCGGGGCGGCACCGGTATTTCTCGGCGGGGGTTCCGCACCGGTATTCGTCAATGGAGACTACGTGAGTACGGGCGCTTCATCGACAGCGGTGCGAGTGGGGATTCGCACGACGTTCTGAGTTCGGCGGTTCCGGATGCATAGCTATTGCGCAAGCTAGAGGTAGAAAGTGCGACACGCGACGCTCACGATCAGATTCAAGCTCGGCATGGCCTTTGGAACATGCGCGATCTTAGGTTTCGCAGCCGGGCTGGCCGGGACGATCGGCTTCGTTCGCGTGGGCGCACATGCATCGGCGTTGGATCGATGGTTGCTGATGGGACAAATCGCGGCAGCGTTCGGCATGTGCGCGTTGGCGGCGTGTTCCGGCATGCATCTGTTGCGCGTGGTATGCGGAGGGCTGGACCGCATGGGCAGAAAATTCGAGGAAATCGCGGTGTCGCTCGATTTATCGAAACGCTCGGCCAGCCCTCGAAGGGATGAGTTCGGCCGCGCCGCCGTTGCTTTCGATCGACTGATGCAGCGCGTCGAGTCCTCCGTGCTCGAAGTTCGGTCCGCGGCCGATACCGTCGCCATCGCGGCTCGGGAATTGGCCTGCGGCAATCTCGATTTATCGACTCGCACGGAGCAGCAGGCGACCTCGCTCGAAGAAACCGCGGCCAGCATGACGCAGCTCATCAAGACGGTCAAAGACAACGCGGATAACGCGCGGCAAGCGCATCAATTGGCGTCGAGCGCGTCGAACGTCACCGATACCGGCGCCAACCTCGTGGGCGCAATGGTCGATGCGATCGCGGCGATCAGCCGATCTTCGATGCGCATTTCCGCGATCACCAGCATGATCGAGGGCATTGCGTTCCAAACGAACATTCTCGCGTTGAACGCCGCGGTCGAAGCCGCCCGAGCCGGTGTACAAGGGCGCGGCTTTGCCGTGGTCGCGGCCGAGGTGCGAAGCCTCGCTCAACGCGCGGCATCCTCGACGAAGGAAATCAATGAACTGATCGCGTCATCGGTCGAGGCAATCCAGGCCGGATCGCAGCAGGCAGGCAGAGCCGCAACGGCGATCGCAGACATTAGAACCGCTATTGCCCGCGTATCGGGAATCGTCGGCGAAATCGCCGCGGCTTCGGATCGACAATCGCGCGGCATCGAGCAGATCGGGCAAGCAATCGGCGAGATCGACTCCGTTACCCAGCAAAACGCCGCGCTGGTGGAGCAGGCGGCCGCCGCCACGCAATCGCTGAGCGAGCAGGGGGACCGACTCAAAGTGGCCGTGGCTTCGTTCAAATTAGCCGAGGCCGTGCATTGACTAGCGCCGGCGGTGGAACGTGTGCCGCGCGGACGCTGCTCGCAGCTACGCCAAGTCTAGCCGCGCCCCCATCTCGATGACCCG is a window encoding:
- a CDS encoding methyl-accepting chemotaxis protein, with translation MAFGTCAILGFAAGLAGTIGFVRVGAHASALDRWLLMGQIAAAFGMCALAACSGMHLLRVVCGGLDRMGRKFEEIAVSLDLSKRSASPRRDEFGRAAVAFDRLMQRVESSVLEVRSAADTVAIAARELACGNLDLSTRTEQQATSLEETAASMTQLIKTVKDNADNARQAHQLASSASNVTDTGANLVGAMVDAIAAISRSSMRISAITSMIEGIAFQTNILALNAAVEAARAGVQGRGFAVVAAEVRSLAQRAASSTKEINELIASSVEAIQAGSQQAGRAATAIADIRTAIARVSGIVGEIAAASDRQSRGIEQIGQAIGEIDSVTQQNAALVEQAAAATQSLSEQGDRLKVAVASFKLAEAVH
- a CDS encoding porin, whose product is MRKSFGRAALCAATLMLAAQVAHAQSSVTMYGIIDAGITYFSNLNGHGTFVANDGSIQANRWGLRGQEDLGGGTKVIFDLENGFNLYSGTMVQSGVLFSRQAWVGLNDQRDGTLTLGKQYDFFWDNLTQFAMGQLAGQFAWHPGDFDHLAGTLHINNALKYTSPSFGGLTFGGLYAFPSQSVSAGTGRVISFGARYSNGPLNLGAAYTDTHDLGVNAPTQAGTTLFSNLPPAPVVATDVSSFGVGGSYRYGRSLTRLLFTDVHFRVLDDNGSLVTYEANEAYQVTPALTLMAGAWYSKLGGERWQNGTLLADYALSKRTDVYASASYLHAGGGAAPVFLGGGSAPVFVNGDYVSTGASSTAVRVGIRTTF